The DNA region AGGCGGAGATCCTCGCCCGCGCGCCGCGGCGGTAGCGGGGTTCGCGGCTCGGGACAACGGCTCAGGCCAGCTCCGCGTACAGCGCCGCCGTCTGCGCCGCGACCGCGTCCCAGGAGAACTCGTGCACCGCGCGATCGCGCCCCGCCCGGCCCATCGCGCCGGTCCGGCCGGGGTCGCGCAGCAGCAGGTTCAGCGCGCCGGCGAGCGACGCCGGGTCCTCCGGCGGGACCAGCAGCCCGGTTACGTCATCGTCGACCACCTCGGGGATGCCGCCGACGCGCGACGCCACCACCGCGGTCGCGCAGGCCATCGCCTCCAGGTTGACGATGCCCAGGGGCTCGTACACCGACGGGCAGGCGAACACCGCCGCGTGCGTGAGCAGCTGGATGATGTCCGGCTTGGGCAGCATCTCCGGGATCCAGATCACCCCGGACCGCGACGCCTGCAGCTCCGCCACGAGCGCTGACACCTCGGCGCCGAGCTCCTGCGTGTCCGCCGCCCCGGCGCACAGCACGAGCTGCGCCGACGGGTCGAGCGACGCCGCCGCCCGCAGCAGCACGGGCACGCCCTTCTGCCTGGTGATCCGGCCCACGAAGATCACGTACGGCCGGGAGAGGTCGATGCCGTGCCTTTTGAGTACGTCCGTCTTCTCGTCCGGCGCGTACTCGGCGGTGTCGATACCGTTACGGATTACCCGCACTCGTTCGGGCGAAATCTCCGGGTAAACCGACAGCACGTCGTGGCGCATCCCGTCGGACACCGCCACGACGGCGGC from Sporichthyaceae bacterium includes:
- the glgA gene encoding glycogen synthase — translated: MKVALLTREYPPEVYGGAGVHVEYLARALSGLVDLTVHCQGAPRDTAVAHQAWPVLHDAALKVFSADLSMADAVGGADLVHSHTWYANLAGHLASLLHGIPHVATVHSLEPLRPWKAEQLGGGYALSSWAERLSLAAAAAVVAVSDGMRHDVLSVYPEISPERVRVIRNGIDTAEYAPDEKTDVLKRHGIDLSRPYVIFVGRITRQKGVPVLLRAAASLDPSAQLVLCAGAADTQELGAEVSALVAELQASRSGVIWIPEMLPKPDIIQLLTHAAVFACPSVYEPLGIVNLEAMACATAVVASRVGGIPEVVDDDVTGLLVPPEDPASLAGALNLLLRDPGRTGAMGRAGRDRAVHEFSWDAVAAQTAALYAELA